The DNA sequence TCAGAGAGAAATCCTTGAAAGCTACCGGCTACCTGATAGAATTGGCAGAAACTTATCTGTCCGGTTATGGGCTTACAATCGGAACGCCGAGAGAAGATATGCGGCGGGGAGGGCATGTTGCTCTTGAGCATCATGATGCCGCAAGGATCTGCAAAGCCTTAAAAGAAAAAGGTGTGGTGCCGGACTTCCGTTCTCCTAATATCATCAGGCTCGCACCGGTAGCCTTTTATACTTCGTACAATGATATCTGGAGGGCTGTGTCGATTCTAAAGGACATCATGGAGAACAGATTATACGAAAAATATGAAAACAAGCGAGAAATCATCGCATAAGGAGTCATAAAAGATGATCATTGATATTTCAAGGAAGCTTCACAAGGGGATGCCTGTCTGGCCGGGAGACACAGCGTTTGCCTATGAAGTCAGCTGGCCAAAGGAAGAGAGCGGCTCTGTGAATGTCGGGAAGCTGACCATGAGCATACACACAGGTACTCATGTGGATTCCCCTTTCCATTTTGACTCAGAAGGGAATCGAATGACCGATATACCGCTTGAAGTATATATAGGAAAAGCGTTAGTTGCCGATCTTGCAGGCGCAGCCAGCATTGGGAAAAAAGAGCTTGAAGGAATTGATCTTCACGGCGCTGAGAGGCTTCTATTAAGGACGGAGTCATGGAAGGATGCCTCTGTATTTCCGGAAGAAATCACTTTTTTAAATCCTGATATTGCACCATTTTTGGCTGAAAAAGGCGTCAAGCTTATTGGCATGGATGTGCCTTCTGTTGATAGGCTGGACAGTAAGGAGCTTCCCGCCCATCATGAGCTCCAGCGATGCGGGATCCATATACTCGAGGGGCTGGATTTAAGTGAAGCAGAGCCGGGGGTCTACGAATTGATCGCACTTCCCCTTCCGATTGAATATGCCGATGGAAGCCCGGTGCGCGCAGTCCTCAGAAAATATGCTGATTGAAATGGGAGTGATACTGTGAAAGAGGAAAGCAAACAGCTGTCTGACTATGAAAAATACATCCGCACACAAGAACTGCTCAGCCTTCAGAAGGAAGAAGAAGAGCTCTGCTGCGAGGATGAGCTTACTTTTCAGACAGTCCACCAGATTGCGGAGCTGCACTTCAAACTGATCCTTCAATATCTGGACCGGTCATGCAAGAGCATGCAAAAAGGAGATGCCGAAGGGGCAAGTCTTATGCTTGACCGGATCAATGAGCATCTGCGCCAGCTTCCGCCTGTTTTCGATCTCGTAAAAGCCATCACACCTGCCGATTATCATACGATCAGGCTGTTCCTTGGAAGGGGCAGCGGCCAGGACTCGCCGGGATTTAATGCTATTTTAAAAGAAGGACCTAAGCTTTGGGAACCGTTCGAAAGGCTGTTAAAGAAGGAAAACAGGACTCTGCTCCAGCTTTTAGAAACACCTGACGGCAATCGGACGCTTTATCGGCTTCTAAAGACTCTGCTGACATTTGACGAGTATTTCCAGACTTTCCGCCATTCCCACATCCAGCTGGTCAAAAGGATGATCGGCCTGCGGACGAAAAGCCTGAAGGGCATTCCAGCCCAAGCCCTGGAGCGCGGTGCCAGGCATGAATTTTATCCGCATGCCTGGGATGCTGTCTGCGAGCTGACTGATCTTACAGGATCCAGCTATGATCCTAAGCCTTTATAGATAGTGAAAATAGGGCTCCTGCAGTTTTGCAGGAGCCCTGGCACTAGTTTTTATTGAAAAAGTGAACTGAATAGAGCAGATTCAAAAATACAAAAAAACAAAAAAACAAGACCGGCTAAAAACAGCGGTCTTGTTTAATATATGTATTAGTGTTACAATGAAGAGCGGTCTAAAAAAGCCATTTGAAAATATATATTATTATCTAATTAAATAGTAACACAGAAACACAAGTGGTGTCAACTAAAAACGGCCGTAATTTTTTCCGGGGAGTGTTTTTTTTATGAGCAAACCAGGCGATAGCAAAGAAATGGAACAGCATCGGGTTAAAGAGATCATCGGGATTGCAGACAGCAAGATGCACAAGCTTTTGGGTAAAGGGTCTGCAGCAGGCTCAGATGTGCTTGAACTCAAAAAAACATTCTGGGAAGATGTTACAGTCAATCTGGATGAGCCGGATGATGTGATTGAGACATTTACGAGCATCAAGCAGCAGGCTGAACTTTTATCTGAAAGGGAAAGGACCAAAAGCCAGCTTGATCGGCAGCTGAGTACATTGGCAAAAATCAAGAATTCTCCTTATTTCGGAAGGATTGATTTCCATGAGGAAGGAGAAAAAGAGGAAGATGTCATCTATCTCGGAATATCCTCTCTTATGGATGAAAAAGATGAAAATTTTCTCGTCTATGATTGGCGGGCTCCGATT is a window from the Bacillus infantis NRRL B-14911 genome containing:
- the kynB gene encoding arylformamidase is translated as MIIDISRKLHKGMPVWPGDTAFAYEVSWPKEESGSVNVGKLTMSIHTGTHVDSPFHFDSEGNRMTDIPLEVYIGKALVADLAGAASIGKKELEGIDLHGAERLLLRTESWKDASVFPEEITFLNPDIAPFLAEKGVKLIGMDVPSVDRLDSKELPAHHELQRCGIHILEGLDLSEAEPGVYELIALPLPIEYADGSPVRAVLRKYAD
- a CDS encoding tryptophan 2,3-dioxygenase family protein, whose translation is MKEESKQLSDYEKYIRTQELLSLQKEEEELCCEDELTFQTVHQIAELHFKLILQYLDRSCKSMQKGDAEGASLMLDRINEHLRQLPPVFDLVKAITPADYHTIRLFLGRGSGQDSPGFNAILKEGPKLWEPFERLLKKENRTLLQLLETPDGNRTLYRLLKTLLTFDEYFQTFRHSHIQLVKRMIGLRTKSLKGIPAQALERGARHEFYPHAWDAVCELTDLTGSSYDPKPL